A single region of the Drosophila miranda strain MSH22 chromosome 2, D.miranda_PacBio2.1, whole genome shotgun sequence genome encodes:
- the LOC108157614 gene encoding enhancer of split mgamma protein translates to MSSSQISEMSKTYQYRKVMKPMLERKRRARINKCLDELKDLMVATLESEGEHVTRLEKADILELTVTHLQKMKQKRQHKSATGDESLSPAEGFRSGYIHAVNEVSRSLSHLPGMNVSLGTQLMTHLGQRLNQLQPAVKEALPITAPLSVHIASRDAYSVPISPVSSFAGSPNSSLASSERLGSASLLTTCSSIDVTKMELEVDSEDEENVWRPW, encoded by the coding sequence ATGTCGTCGTCACAAATATCGGAAATGTCCAAGACCTATCAGTACCGCAAGGTGATGAAGCCTATGCTGGAGCGCAAGCGTCGGGCGCGCATCAACAAGTGCCTGGACGAGCTGAAGGATCTGATGGTGGCCACGCTGGAGTCGGAGGGCGAGCACGTCACTCGCCTGGAAAAAGCCGACATTCTCGAGCTAACAGTCACCCACCTCCAGAAGATGAAGCAGAAGCGCCAGCACAAGAGCGCCACCGGCGACGAGAGCCTCAGTCCGGCCGAGGGATTCCGCTCCGGCTACATCCATGCCGTCAACGAGGTCTCCCGCTCCCTGTCCCATCTGCCCGGCATGAATGTCAGCCTGGGCACCCAACTGATGACACATCTGGGACAGCGcctcaatcagctgcagcCCGCCGTCAAGGAGGCTCTCCCCATCACCGCTCCTCTCTCCGTGCATATCGCCAGCCGGGACGCCTACTCCGTGCCCATCTCGCCCGTCTCCAGCTTTGCCGGCAGCCCCAACTCCAGTCTCGCCAGCAGCGAGCGTCTGGGCAGTGCCTCCCTACTCACCACCTGCTCCTCCATTGATGTCACAAAAATGGAGCTGGAGGTCGACAGCGAGGATGAGGAGAATGTCTGGCGGCCCTGGTAG
- the LOC108157590 gene encoding enhancer of split mdelta protein, translating into MAVQGQRFMTKTQHYRKVTKPLLERKRRARMNLYLDELKDLIVDTMDAQGDQVSKLEKADILELTVNYLKTQQQQRLASPASPSSTSSSASSQVNFDKFRAGYTQAAYEVSHIFSTVPGLDLKFGTHLMKQLGHQLKDMKEELDTPDLSEEPVNLSDRKSEEHHHEERPTSPPEDNDNPNGEDVWRPW; encoded by the coding sequence ATGGCAGTGCAGGGTCAGAGATTTATGACCAAGACGCAGCACTACCGCAAGGTGACCAAGCCACTGCTGGAGCGCAAGAGACGGGCCCGCATGAACCTGTACTTGGACGAGCTCAAAGACCTCATTGTGGATACGATGGACGCGCAGGGCGATCAGGTCAGCAAGCTGGAGAAGGCCGACATACTGGAGTTGACCGTCAATTATCTAAagacccagcagcagcagcgcctgGCTAGTCCAGCGTCTCCATcttccacctcctcctccgcctcctcccAGGTGAATTTTGACAAATTCCGGGCGGGCTATACCCAGGCCGCCTACGAGGTCTCGCACATATTCTCCACTGTTCCTGGCTTGGATCTCAAGTTCGGCACACACCTGATGAAGCAGCTAGGACACCAGTTGAAGGACATGAAGGAGGAACTGGATACTCCCGACCTAAGCGAGGAGCCCGTCAATCTCTCCGACCGCAAGTCGGAGGAGCACCATCATGAAGAGCGCCCTACATCTCCTCCAGAGGACAACGACAACCCCAACGGCGAGGATGTCTGGCGACCCTGGTGA